One Canis lupus familiaris isolate Mischka breed German Shepherd chromosome 20, alternate assembly UU_Cfam_GSD_1.0, whole genome shotgun sequence genomic region harbors:
- the HYAL2 gene encoding hyaluronidase-2: protein MWAGLGPAVTLALVVVAWAAQLKPTAPPIFTGRPFVVAWDVPTQDCGPRLKVPLDLKAFDVQASPNEGFVNQNITIFYHDRLGLYPRFSSVGRSVHGGVPQNGSLWAHLKMLQEHVEHYIRSQEPAGLAVIDWEDWRPVWVRNWQDKDIYRQSSRQLVAVRHPDWPADRVVKQAQYEFEFAARQFMLETLRFVKAVRPRHLWGFYLFPDCYNHDYVQNWETYTGRCPDVEVSRNDQLAWLWAESTALFPSVYLDETLASSTHGRNFVSFRVQEALRVAHTHHANHALPVYVFTRPTYSRRLTGLSEMDLISTIGESAALGAAGVILWGDAGYTTSTETCQYLKDYLKRLLVPYVVNVSWAAQYCSWAQCHGHGRCVRRDPSANTFLHLSASSFRLVPSHVPGEPQLRPEGELSWADLNHLQTHFRCQCYLGWGGEQCQWDHTRAAGGARGAWAGSHLTGPLAVAALVLTWTS, encoded by the exons aTGTGGGCAGGCCTGGGCCCTGCCGTCACACTGGCCCTGGTGGTGGTGGCATGGGCCGCCCAGCTCAAACCCACAGCACCACCCATCTTTACCGGCCGGCCCTTTGTGGTAGCATGGGATGTGCCCACACAAGACTGTGGCCCTCGTCTCAAGGTACCACTGGACCTGAAGGCCTTTGATGTGCAGGCCTCACCCAATGAGGGTTTTGTGAACCAGAACATCACCATCTTCTACCATGACCGGCTGGGCCTGTATCCACGCTTCAGTTCAGTGGGGAGGTCTGTGCATGGTGGCGTGCCACAGAATGGCAGCCTCTGGGCACATCTGAAGATGCTGCAGGAACATGTGGAGCACTACATTCGTTCACAGGAGCCTGCAGGCCTGGCAGTCATCGACTGGGAGGACTGGCGGCCTGTGTGGGTGCGCAATTGGCAGGATAAGGACATATACCGCCAGTCATCGCGCCAGCTGGTGGCTGTTCGCCACCCTGACTGGCCTGCAGACCGTGTGGTGAAGCAGGCGCAGTACGAGTTTGAGTTTGCTGCCCGGCAGTTCATGCTGGAGACCCTGCGCTTCGTCAAGGCAGTTCGGCCACGGCACCTCTGGGGCTTCTACCTCTTCCCCGACTGTTACAACCACGACTATGTGCAGAACTGGGAGACCTACACCGGCCGCTGCCCTGACGTTGAGGTCTCCCGGAACGATCAGCTGGCCTGGCTCTGGGCCGAGAGCACAGCCCTCTTCCCTTCTGTTTACCTGGACGAGACGCTTGCGTCCTCCACCCATGGCCGCAACTTTGTCAGCTTCCGAGTTCAGGAGGCCCTTCGCGTGGCTCACACCCATCACGCCAACCATGCGCTCCCGGTCTACGTCTTCACACGACCCACCTATAGCCGCAGGCTCACAGGCCTTAGCGAG ATGGATCTCATCTCCACCATTGGTGAGAGTGCAGCCCTGGGCGCAGCCGGGGTCATCCTCTGGGGCGACGCAGGCTACACCACTAGCACG GAGACCTGCCAGTACCTCAAGGATTACCTGAAGCGGCTGCTGGTTCCCTACGTAGTCAACGTGTCCTGGGCCGCCCAGTATTGCAGTTGGGCACAGTGCCATGGCCACGGGCGCTGCGTACGCCGTGACCCCAGCGCCAATACCTTTCTGCACCTCAGTGCCAGCAGCTTCCGCCTGGTGCCTAGCCACGTACCTGGTGAGCCCCAGCTTCGACCAGAGGGCGAGCTCAGCTGGGCTGATCTCAATCACCTGCAGACACACTTCCGCTGCCAGTGCTACTTAGGCTGGGGTGGCGAGCAATGCCAGTGGGACCATACACGGGCAGctgggggtgcccggggggcCTGGGCTGGGTCCCACCTCACCGGCCCGCTGGCTGTGGCAGCCCTGGTGCTCACCTGGACTTCATAG